The nucleotide window AGCGTTTACTTCAACGGGGCATACAACGAGACCAACTCCAACCTCCAGGGCCACGTCTTCAACCTCACCACCACTTGGTACCAACAGGGCAATTTCACCGTAATCAAGTTCTACCTGTCCAACGGGACCTTTAAGGGGGAGAGGACCTACCTCCTCCCGGGTAAGCTCTTAGACGTGGTCTTTTCAGGTTACACCACGGGCACAGTGGTAGGCGGCTTCGGTAACGGCATCACAGCCTACTTGGGCGAGGGCTTCAACGTCTCCATGGAGTCCTTCTACCTGTTCAACGGCACTTGGTACGTACCTCCCATAGCGTGGAGCGGTTGGGTCAACACTGGTGAAAAGGCCGTTGGTGGCTCAGCTTACTACTACGACGGTAAGGTGTGGGTAGTGTTCGGGAACTCCACCTCCCCCCAGTTGCTCTACAACGTCAGCGTCGTGGTGGTAGGTAACCAGGTGTACACTTTCCCCAAGGATAGCCTGTGGGAGGCTGGGGGGAAATACTTCGTCAACTCAACGGACTACGTAGAGGGGGAGGTCCTTAGGCCCGTGGGTACCAACTACTCCTTTACCTTGGAGAAGAAGTACCAGGTGGAGTGCTCCTGTGTAATGGACGGGGTTAAGGGTAACGCGTTCTACTTGCCCTCCCCTGAGACTGTGTACGTAAGGGAGGGAGACAGATGCGTCGCGCTCTACGTGAACTCCAGCAGGGCTCTGGGGAACTCCACTGGAGTTGGCAACACCACCAACAGCGGGGTTGGGGGCGCGGTGCCACACTCAGGTACAACTTCCCCAATTGACGTGAGCGTGTGGATATGGTCGGCTTTAGTAGTAGCCGCCGTTATTGCAGTGTACTTCCTGATGAGGAAGCGGTGATTCTTGGTGTGGACAGCGTTTTCACACGCGAGGGCTTAGAGGTCCTTTCAATGGTGGAGAAATCTACTCTAGAGTGGAATGTGATAAAAGAACGGCAAACCTCGTCCTTTAGGGCGGGGAGGAAGTCAGAAAAGAAAACCCCCGAAAAGACGAGGCCCTCTTCTGTTAGATCGAAAATTTTTATACATACATACGTAGATACGTATATGAAGGTTAAAGTAACGTTATCAATAGACAGTGAGATCTTAAAGAGGGCTAAAGAGATAGCTGTAGAGAGGAATACAACGTTAAGCGACATGTTCGAACAGGCCATATCGGAACTTGATGCGTTATCAGCTATTAATTCACTGATGAAAGGTCTGGGCCTGACGCCAAGGTTAATATCATTTGAGGAAATTTCGAAAAATAAACTAGACCTGAAAGCTAATAGTCTAGTCAGGGAAATGAGAGATGAGCGTCTATCTGGACACTAGTGCAATAATTAAAAGATATTTCGCTGAGGAAAATAGCGATAAATTGAATGAAATTTTTGAGGGGGCGTGGCTGGGCAAGATAAAGGTCTCCTTCTCTACTTATAATGTAGGAGAAGTGGTCGGAGTAGTTGAAAGGCTTAAAAATTCATGGAGAGTCGATGAAAAGGTAATGAAAGACGTCCTAGACAAGTTCTTCAATAAGATACTACACTTATTAAGGCTTGGGACTTTAACGCTGGTCCCGATCTACACTAAGGTTATCTTTAAATCGATACCAATACTAGTAAATACAAAAGTAGGGAAAGCCTCGCCCTTTAGGGCGGTGATGTGAAAAGTATATAAACCGCTTTTCTCTCCCTCTTCATTATGAACAGAAGGGGGTAAAAGGAGTGGGAAAGAAATCAGAGCCACCCTCTCTATGAAGATTTCCCCCACCGCTCCTCTGCTTTCCCTTGTCTCAAACTATGAGAGAGGTCTACGTTTCGTTTTAGGTTGGTCAAGGGAGAACAGGCCAAAAAGTTGTTAAAAGACATACAAAGGTGCTTACGAGACTCTGAGAGAGGAGTTGAACCTACCTCCAAGTTAACTATGGACAGGTTTAGAGATGGCATAGCGGAGTACAAGTCTGGTTGAAGAACCCTAAACGTGGTAGGCCTAGTGTATGCAAGGCCTCTGTCTGGTTAACGCCAGTACGGTCATATTCTATTGACTTCGACGAGATGGTCGCGAGGATAGCAGGAGTCGGTAAGTTACTAATACTAGGCTAACCGAGGGACCTGTCTAGGTACAAGGATTGGAAAGTGAGGGAGGTTAAGCTGTTGCCGAGGGACGGAAAAGCGTTTCTGAAGGTCTCCCTTCTTAACGAGTGGAAAGAACCATGAGCTAAGGATCAAGTAGCTGTAGACGTAAACATAGCTGAGGTAGTTGTTAGCAAAGATAACGATAAGCACGTCGGTGTCCCGACCCGTTTAGGTGACGCCCATCACTACAAGTCGCCAGTTGAGTGACCACAGAGGAAGTATGAGAGGAGGTGGAGGGAGAATAGGATCCTTAGCAGGATAAGGTCGTACCATAAAAAGGCTGGGAAAATCTTGGAGGACTCAGCAAGGAAGGTCGGGAAGTGGGTCGTAAAGGTCGCCAACTCGCTTAACACTTCTGTCATCTTCTTAGACGACTTTAACGACCTCATCAAGGTGAAGGACCTACCATCTAAGTTCAGGGATAAACTCTACCTCATGCATTACCGTAGGCTCCAGTACTGGGTTGAGTCGCAAGCTAAAAAAACACGGACTAAAGGTAGTCTACGTAGACCCCCACTACTCCTCTACTTCATGTCCTAAATGCGGTAAAGAGATGGAGGAAGTAGGACATAGGTACTTCCGCTGTCAGTGTGGTTATGAGGACGACTGCGACGTCATCTCAGTCATGAACTTATATGGAGTCCTCTTCCCTCTCGACTGCCCCCACATGAGAGATATAGCCCCGAGCCGATGAGGGGAACCCTCGCCATGGCAGGGAGGAAGTCAGT belongs to Metallosphaera tengchongensis and includes:
- a CDS encoding DUF6364 family protein, whose protein sequence is MKVKVTLSIDSEILKRAKEIAVERNTTLSDMFEQAISELDALSAINSLMKGLGLTPRLISFEEISKNKLDLKANSLVREMRDERLSGH